From the Manis javanica isolate MJ-LG chromosome 11, MJ_LKY, whole genome shotgun sequence genome, one window contains:
- the LOC140844220 gene encoding olfactory receptor 56B2-like: MFQDVRHSNGSNVQVSEFLLMGFPGIHEWQHWLSLPLALLYLLALAANILILLTIKQEAALHQPMYYFLGVLAVVDMGLATNITPKILAILWFNAKVISLSECFAQMYVIHCFMCMESGIFVCMAIDRYVAICQPLRYPSVITESFVVKATVFMALRNTLTTIPVPVLAAQRHYCSQNQIEHCLCTNLGVTSLSCDDRTINKLYQLILAWTLTGSDLGGIILSYALVLHSVLKLNSAEAASKALSTCTSHLILILLFYTVVIVISITYFAPKTALLIPVLLNVLENIIPPALNPMVYALKNKELRQSLHKVLRLNSKGN; the protein is encoded by the coding sequence ATGTTCCAGGATGTCAGACATTCCAACGGATCTAACGTCCAGGTCTCTGAGTTCCTCCTGATGGGGTTCCCAGGCATTCATGAGTGGCAGCActggctctccctgcccctggctctgctCTACCTCTTAGCTCTTGCTGCCAACATCCTAATCCTGCTCACCATCAAACAAGAGGCAGCACTGCACCAGCCTATGTACTATTTCCTGGGGGTCCTGGCTGTGGTAGACATGGGCCTGGCCACCAACATCACACCCAAGATTCTGGCCATCCTATGGTTCAATGCTAAAGTCATCAGCCTCTCAGAGTGCTTTGCTCAGATGTATGTCATACATTGTTTTATGTGCATGGAGTCAGGTATCTTCGTCTGCATGGCTATAGACAGATATGTAGCCATTTGTCAACCACTACGCTATCCGTCAGTAATTACTGAATCTTTTGTGGTCAAAGCAACTGTGTTCATGGCACTCAGAAATACCCTAACTACCATCCCAGTGCCCGTGTTGGCTGCTCAGAGACACTACTGCTCACAGAACCAAATTGAGCACTGTTTGTGCACTAATCTTGGAGTTACCAGCCTGTCCTGTGACGACAGGACAATTAACAAGCTCTACCAGCTGATTCTGGCTTGGACCCTCACGGGAAGCGACCTGGGTGGGATTATTTTATCATATGCTCTGGTACTTCACTCTGTATTGAAGCTGAACTCAGCAGAAGCTGCATCCAAGGCCCTAAGTACCTGCACTTCCCACCTCATCCTAATCCTGTTGTTTTACACAGTCGTCATTGTTATTTCCATCACCTATTTTGCACCAAAGACAGCTCTCCTTATCCCAGTTCTACTCAATGTATTAGAAAACATCATCCCTCCTGCCCTCAACCCCATGGTGTATGCACTCAAAAACAAGGAGCTCAGACAGAGCTTACATAAGGTTCTGAGGCTAAACAGCAAAGGCAACTAA
- the LOC140844221 gene encoding olfactory receptor 56B2-like: MFHDPRHSNGSNVQVSEFLLMGFPGIHEWQHWLSLPLALLYLLALAANILVLHTIKQEAALHQPMYYFLGVLAVVDMGLATNITPKILAILWFNAKVISLPECFAQMYVIHCFMCMESGIFVCMAIDRYVAICQPLRYPSVITESFVVKATVFMALRNTLTTIPVPVLAAQRHYCSQNQIEHCLCSTFAVTSLSCDDRTINKLYQVILVWTLLGSDLGGIILSYVSILQSVLKLNSAEAASKALSTCTSHLILILLFYTVVVVISITHFVPKTVLLITVLLNVLENIIPPALNPMVYALKNKELRQSLHKVLKLNSKGN, from the coding sequence ATGTTCCACGATCCCAGACATTCCAACGGATCTAACGTCCAGGTCTCCGAGTTCCTCCTGATGGGGTTCCCAGGCATTCATGAGTGGCAGCActggctctccctgcccctggctctgctCTACCTCTTAGCTCTTGCTGCCAACATCCTAGTCCTCCACACCATCAAACAAGAGGCAGCACTGCACCAGCCTATGTACTATTTCCTGGGGGTCCTGGCTGTGGTAGACATGGGCCTGGCCACCAACATCACACCCAAGATTCTGGCCATCCTATGGTTCAATGCTAAAGtcatcagcctcccagagtgctttgCTCAGATGTATGTCATACATTGTTTTATGTGCATGGAGTCAGGCATCTTCGTCTGCATGGCTATAGACAGATATGTAGCCATTTGTCAACCACTACGCTATCCGTCAGTAATTACTGAATCTTTTGTGGTCAAAGCAACTGTGTTCATGGCACTCAGAAATACCCTAACTACCATCCCAGTGCCCGTGTTGGCTGCTCAGAGACACTACTGCTCACAGAACCAAATTGAGCACTGTCTGTGCTCTACTTTTGCAGTCACTAGCCTATCCTGTGATGACAGGACAATCAACAAGCTCTACCAGGTAATTCTGGTCTGGACCCTCCTGGGAAGTGACCTGGGTGGGATTATTTTATCCTATGTTTCGATACTCCAGTCTGTGCTGAAGCTGAACTCAGCAGAAGCTGCATCCAAGGCCCTAAGTACCTGCACTTCCCACCTCATCCTAATCCTATTGTTCTACACAGTCGTTGTTGTTATTTCCATCACCCATTTTGTACCAAAAACTGTTCTTCTTATCACAGTTCTACTCAATGTATTAGAAAACATCATCCCTCCTGCCCTCAACCCCATGGTGTATGCACTCAAAAACAAGGAGCTCAGACAGAGCTTACATAAGGTTCTCAAGCTAAACAGCAAAGGCAACTAA